The proteins below come from a single Mercenaria mercenaria strain notata chromosome 3, MADL_Memer_1, whole genome shotgun sequence genomic window:
- the LOC128555948 gene encoding zinc finger SWIM domain-containing protein 5-like: MIPLLVKNVQCATVLSDILRRCTHSAPGLANTDGKRRAVKLLSYDKQPLRQLMEATICAYINTTHSKLTHISPRHYGDFIDFLSKARETFLLAHDGHMQFTQLIESMKLVYKGKKKLMSLIKERFGL, from the coding sequence ATGATTCCTCTCCTAGTCAAAAACGTGCAATGTGCCACTGTGTTATCAGACATTTTGCGTCGATGCACCCATTCAGCTCCGGGTTTGGCAAACACCGACGGGAAACGAAGAGCTGTGAAGTTATTGTCGTATGATAAACAGCCATTGAGACAACTTATGGAAGCAACCATCTGTGCATATATCAATACAACTCATTCAAAACTCACGCACATCAGTCCGCGTCACTATGGTGATTTTATAGACTTCCTCAGTAAAGCGCGGGAAACATTCCTTCTCGCCCATGACGGTCATATGCAGTTTACGCAGTTGATAGAAAGCATGAAACTTGTGtataaaggaaagaaaaagcTGATGTCTTTGATCAAAGAAAGATTTGGATTGTGA